CGGCATCCGTGCGGCAATACCGCGACTACGACCAGCCGCTGTGGAAGCGCGTGCTGCTGACCCGCGAGATGGCCATCATCGCGCTGCTCATCGTCGTCGTGATCGTCGCGTCGATGACGGTGCGCGGCTTCGGCCAGCCGATCACGCTGACCTACCTGATCCTCGACGTCACGCCGATCCTCCTCATCGCCCTGCCGATGACCCTCATCATGATCACCGGCGAGATCGACCTGTCGGTGGCGAGCATCGTCGGCCTCTCGAGCGTGATCACCGGTGTGCTCACCCACGGCGGCATGCCGTTCGAGATCGCGGCGCTCATCGCCCTCCTCGTCGGCGGCGTCGGCGGTGCGATCAACGGGTTCCTCGTCACGGTCGTCGGCCTGCCGTCGCTCGCCGTCACGATCGGCACGCTCGCGCTGTTCCGCGGTCTCGCGGTCGGACTCCTCGGCACCACCGCGGTCACCGACTTCCCCGAGTTCTGGACCGACCTCGCCAAGGCGAAGCTCGGGGCCACCGGCATCCCGCTCGTGATCATCCCGTTCCTCGTGCTGCTCGCGATCTTCGCGGTGGTGCTGCACTTCACCCCGTTCGGTCGCGGCATCTACGCGATCGGCCTCTCGAAGGAGACCGCCGCCTTCTCGGGCGTCGACGTGGGTCGCACGAAGTTCATCCTGTTCGTGCTCGCGGGCCTCGTCTCGGCGCTCGCCGGTATCTACTACACGCTGCGCTTCGGCAGCGCCCGCGGCGACAACGCGACCGGCATGGAACTGCAGGTCATCGCCGCCGTCGTGCTCGGCGGGGTCAGCGTGTTCGGCGGCCGCGGCGCGCTGCACGGCGTCATCGCCGGCGTGCTGCTCATCGGGGTGCTCGCGAGCGCGCTGCGCCTCGCCAACGTCACCTCCGACGTCATCAACATCATCACCGGGGCACTGCTCGTGATCTCGGTGGTGTCCTCGAGCTTCCTCGCCTGGCTGCGAACGCGGCGCCAGGCCCCGGGAGGGAAACCGCGCGTCGAGGTCTCCACAGCAGGGTAACCAGACCGCACCACCGTCGATGCGACCAGGTCATCGACGCCATCCATATGAAGGGACGAACAACGATGTTGTTTCACAAGAAGACCCGGGCAGCAGCCCTCGCCGCGCTCGCGGTGAGCGTCGCCCTCGTCGCGACCGGCTGCGCAGCCGGCGACTCCGGCTCCGGCTCCGACGGCGGGGAGGGCGACGGCGGCAACCTGTCGATCACCTTCCTGCCGAAGAACCTCGGTAACCCCTACTTCGACACGTCGAACGCGGGTGGCGAGGAGGCCATCGAGGAATTCGGCGGCACCTTCGCCGAGGTCGGTCCCGCCGAGGCCACGCCCGACGGCCAGGTCAGCTACATCAACACCCTCACCCAGCAGGGCGTCGGCGCGATCGCGGTCTCCGCGAACGACCCCAAGGCGATCTGCGACGCCCTCAACGAGGCGCGCGACGCCGGCGTCAAGGTCGTCACGTTCGACTCCGACACCAACGCCGACTGCCGCGACCTGTTCGTGAACCAGGCCGACTCCGAGGGCATCGCCAAGGTGCAGGTCGACCTCATCGCCGAGCAGATCGGTGATGCGGGCGAGATCGCCGTGCTGTCGGCCTCGGCCAACGCCACGAACCAGAACGCCTGGATCGACCTGATGAAGGAGGAGCTCGCTGCGAACCACCCCGACATCGAGCTCGTCGAGGTCGTCTACGGCGACGACGACGACCAGACGTCGTTCGACAAGACCGCGGCGCTGCTGCAGACCCACCCGAACCTCAAGGGCATCGTCTCGCCGACCACCGTCGGCATCGCGGCCGCTGCTCGCTACCTCCAGACCTCGGAGTACCAGGGCAAGGTCGCACTGACCGGCCTCGGCACCCCGAACCAGATGCGCGAGTACGTCGAGGACGGCACCGTCACGGCGTTCGCGCTGTGGAACCCGGCCGACCTCGGCTACCTGGCCGCGTTCGCATCGAAGGCGCTCATCGAGGGCGACATCACGGGCGCCGAGGGTGACACCTTCGACGCGGGCAAGCTCGGCGAGTACACCGTCGGCGCCGACGGCGTCGTGCTCCTCGGCGACCCCTACGTGTTCGACGCGGAGAACATCGGCGACTTCGACTTCTAGTCGATCGCGGGGCTCTGCGCGGCGTCTCACCGCGCAGAGCCCCAACCCGTTCCCGGCATCGATGCCGAGAGCGAGGAGGAGCCGGATTCCCCGCTTCGAGCGGTTGCGGAATCCGTGCCCCTTCCCTAGCATTGAAACGATTCATTCATCCGGATGAACCGATGATCCACCACAGGACGGAGCGGGCCATGAGCGAGGCGGACACCACGCAGCGCGTCTGCTTCCAACTGCAGGTCGACCCCGCCCGCCTCGACGAGTACCGCAGCCGCCACAAGGCCGTCTGGCCCGACATGCTGCGCGCCATCGAGGCATCCGGTCGTCGCAACTACTCGCTCTTCCTGCGGGCCGACGGCCTGCTCATCGGCTACTACGAGACCGATGACGACGCCGCATCGCAGGCGGCCCTCGAACTCGACCCGCGCACCGCAGCGTGGGAGGCCGACATGGGCGGGTTCTTCATCTCCCTCGGCGGACGCCCCGACCAGTCCGCCCCACGACTTCCCGAGGTGTTCCACCTCGAAGACCAACTCGCCGCGCTCGACTCCGAGCACTCCGCGACGCACGACTGAACACGCACCAGAAACCGGAAAGAGCCATCGTGAGCATCCTCCCAACCGACGTCCTCGGCCAGCTCGAGCAGCAGTCCATCGAACTCCCGAGCTGGGCGTTCGGCAACTCGGGCACCCGCTTCAAGGTCTTCGCGACGCCGGGCACTCCTCGCGACCCCTTCGAGAAGATCGCGGATGCCGCGCAGGTGCACCGGTTCACCGCGCTCGCCCCGAAGGTCGCCCTGCACATCCCGTGGGACAAGGTCGACGACTACTCGGCGCTCCGGGCGCACGCCGAGGAGCACGGCGTCGAGCTCGGCACGGTCAACTCGAACACGTTCCAGGACGACGACTACAAGTTCGGCGCCCTCACCCACGAAAGCGCCGGTGTGCGCCGCAAGGCGATCGACCACCACCTCGAGTGCATCGACATCATGCACTCGACCGGCTCCCGCGACCTCAAGATCTGGCTCGCCGAGGGGTCGA
The DNA window shown above is from Agromyces cerinus and carries:
- a CDS encoding L-rhamnose mutarotase, with translation MSEADTTQRVCFQLQVDPARLDEYRSRHKAVWPDMLRAIEASGRRNYSLFLRADGLLIGYYETDDDAASQAALELDPRTAAWEADMGGFFISLGGRPDQSAPRLPEVFHLEDQLAALDSEHSATHD
- the rhaS gene encoding rhamnose ABC transporter substrate-binding protein yields the protein MLFHKKTRAAALAALAVSVALVATGCAAGDSGSGSDGGEGDGGNLSITFLPKNLGNPYFDTSNAGGEEAIEEFGGTFAEVGPAEATPDGQVSYINTLTQQGVGAIAVSANDPKAICDALNEARDAGVKVVTFDSDTNADCRDLFVNQADSEGIAKVQVDLIAEQIGDAGEIAVLSASANATNQNAWIDLMKEELAANHPDIELVEVVYGDDDDQTSFDKTAALLQTHPNLKGIVSPTTVGIAAAARYLQTSEYQGKVALTGLGTPNQMREYVEDGTVTAFALWNPADLGYLAAFASKALIEGDITGAEGDTFDAGKLGEYTVGADGVVLLGDPYVFDAENIGDFDF
- a CDS encoding ABC transporter permease, translating into MSSITQTTPAPASVRQYRDYDQPLWKRVLLTREMAIIALLIVVVIVASMTVRGFGQPITLTYLILDVTPILLIALPMTLIMITGEIDLSVASIVGLSSVITGVLTHGGMPFEIAALIALLVGGVGGAINGFLVTVVGLPSLAVTIGTLALFRGLAVGLLGTTAVTDFPEFWTDLAKAKLGATGIPLVIIPFLVLLAIFAVVLHFTPFGRGIYAIGLSKETAAFSGVDVGRTKFILFVLAGLVSALAGIYYTLRFGSARGDNATGMELQVIAAVVLGGVSVFGGRGALHGVIAGVLLIGVLASALRLANVTSDVINIITGALLVISVVSSSFLAWLRTRRQAPGGKPRVEVSTAG